From Xyrauchen texanus isolate HMW12.3.18 chromosome 12, RBS_HiC_50CHRs, whole genome shotgun sequence, one genomic window encodes:
- the mpv17l gene encoding mpv17-like protein — protein MRKTFFKRAKVFPWLANVTLYGCLFAGGDFVHQCLAQRDEIDWKHTRNVAIVALSFQGNFNYFWLRTLERRFPGRSAGMIFRKLILDQTFASPLATSVFYTGVSFLEGKEDIFADWREKFFNTYKTGLMYWPFMQFLNFVLMPLYLRTAFMGCSAFIWATFLCFSRQSGDGTAAVALAWVMGPKKGLLPCSKDEEK, from the exons AtgagaaaaactttttttaaacgaGCTAAGGTATTCCCTTGGTTAGCCAATGTCACGTTATACGGATGCTTGTTCGCGGGTGGGGATTTCGTCCATCAGTGTCTCGCGCAGAGAGATGAGATTGACTGGAAGCACACGAGAAATGTGGCGATTGTGGCCCTCAGTTTCCAAGGTAACTTCAATTACTTCTGGTTACGGACCTTGGAACGTCGTTTCCCGGGAAGATCGGCCGGTATGATTTTCCGCAAACTGATTTTGGACCAAACATTCGCAtcacctttggccaccagtgtctTCTACACAG GTGTGAGTTTCCTTGAGGGAAAAGAGGACATATTTGCAGACTGGCGAGAAAAGTTTTTTAATACATATAAG ACTGGACTAATGTACTGGCCATTCATGCAG tttctcaaTTTTGTTCTGATGCCTCTTTACCTAAGGACAGCATTCATGGGCTGTTCAGCATTTATCTGGGCAACATTCTTATGTTTCTCACGGCAGAGTGGGGATGGCACAGCAGCAGTGGCCTTGGCTTGGGTCATGGGCCCCAAAAAAGGGCTTCTACCTTGCAGTAAAGACGAGGAGAAATAG